In Nicotiana tabacum cultivar K326 chromosome 10, ASM71507v2, whole genome shotgun sequence, the DNA window TGATGCCCTTAAATATACATTTTGTAGCTCCTTCTCCTTTTTGTCTtatcatatacatatacatgcttTTTCAGAGTGTGTGTTTCATCAATAATACACACACAACCTTCATCACCACATTCAAAGAAGATGTTGTGTGCTTCTGGTTCTTCAGTTTTGGTTACAATGCATGTCCACCCTTCACTACACTTGCATATAACCTTGTCTTTTGAGGATACTTCTATAACTTTTTGTGACTCTGAAATCTCTTTTACAGCTTCACCCCTTCACAGGAAAATAAAAAGATTAGcaaatcaaacttcttttttcAAAGGTGCATAATATATGAAGACTTATTAGTTTCATACCATGACTTATTTGTGAGTCTCATAAGATTGTAAGTCCAAGCACCAAATATGGCCCCTAAAGTTGGCCCTATAATGTAAATCCATAGCCCTTTGTAATGACCTGTAACAATTGCTGGTCCCAAACTCCTTGCAGGGTTCATTGATGCCCCTGTTAATGGCCTGTGCATCAAGAAAATATATGGTCCTTCAGATAAGGCAATTTCCCTCTTTAcctttttgttactattttttttaatctttataAAATCCAACCACTTTTAGTTGATACAATTAAAAATTCCTTTGTTTTGCATATACTCTTACCGAAgtctagaagaagaaaaaaagtaaaatcaaaattttctttcatttagaaATTAGACATATTACACCCCTTGGATGCGGCCCTTCCTTGAATCCTTTGCGTGATGCTTTGTGCACTGGGCTacctttttataaagaaaacaaacatATATTTGGGACAAACAAAGCACAAAACATagacatgaaatgaaaagtgAAACTAGTACCCGGAGAACAATATATCAAGTGAAACAGTGGCTCCAATTGCAACCCCAGAGAAGTGTTTCATCTGCATCAAAGCGTAAGATATACTAAATTACATTACACTCTGCAATCGACATTTTCAGTAAAATAAAGTGTGTTATTGATTAAGCTATATTGATAGTATAAAAATACTTTAAACTATCGGTGAATATAAATTAAGCACGTCAATGAAATAGGAGTACTAACAGCTCGATCATCAGTAGCAACACCAGAGATGACAAACATGAGGTAGAATGTGGCTATGAACTCAAGTATAAAAGCCTGCATATTTGTTCCTGCTGGAACTGTTCCTACAAACTGGTCTTCTTTGCCATTAAATATTAGTCGAAGGCTTCCACTAGCTAGAGTGGATCCTATGACTTGAACCAAAATATAGGCCGGTACCTGCACAATTAATCCAGtaatcacaataacaacaacaacaacaacaacaacaacaacaacaacaaaaagggCATCCCGGTGCAAAAAATATCTCGCATTCACGCAGGATCCGGAAACACCTACACTCTAAGGGGGTGTGATGTACGCAGCCGACCATGATGCAAGCATCAATAGATGATTGCACGGCTCGAACCCAAGACTTATAGgcagaggcggatctagaatttACGTTTTATGGGTTCATCATTTaaagtttttagcattgaactcattgtctttttaaagttatgggttcaaattGCTATATATTGCAatattaatgaatttttacatataaatttatgttCCGCATCAAAAGTACTGGTTTCAATTAAACCCGGTGCCGATGCATTGCATCCGCCTCTGCCTATAGGTCACACAGATACAACTTGATTGTTGGTCCAAGGCTCCCTTCCTAAGATATGAATTCATAAATTTATGAATATAAAGGAGAGTTGTGAATAGTATTAATTCCATAGTTTACCTGATTCCAAGGAAACCTTTTGCAAGAGGCAAAAGCAATGGTAACAGCAGGGTTGAAATGTGCACCAGAGACATGACCAACAGAGTAAATCAAAACCATAACAACAAGTCCCCAAACAGATGCAATTCCAGGTAGTGTGACAACGTTGTCCTTGTTTATATTTAACACTATAGCAGCACAACCAGCAAATATCAACATGTAGGTTCCCACAAGCTCTGCAATCAACTGTAATTATAGTGAAAAAACTATTAAACCTTTAATAGCTGGGAAATTAACAACATTTGTGATCATAATTTGAGAAGGATATTAATACGTATTGAAGATATGAGATGGTCACACATTTTTCAACATTATGTAGAGCATACAGAGGTCCAGGTTTCACGTCTCACCACCAATTATTATCAAAGAACTTTCACGTATTTGGTACATGTGAATTAAACATGAACATTTAATTGATCCAGCAACTTTGCAAAAATCAAACATGACCATTTAATTGATCCAATCATATTGTCTTTTTTATGAATTGctcaatatattcatatatttgACACTCTACGTACAAATCAAGAGACTTGAAACTCGAGATTAAATTACTGCATTCAATCAAAGACGCAAGCATAAGAAAAATTTCACTGAATTCGGAAAGAGTGTGAAGAAATTCAACTACCTTTTGAACGAAATGCACACTTATTAAGCATTTTGAATGTTTTTGTGAAGTCGTAGCGGTAGTGTTGGATTCTGCTGGGGATGGATAGCTATTAATCC includes these proteins:
- the LOC107832283 gene encoding nodulin-26-like encodes the protein MEDLPVVDGIRATSLRINSYPSPAESNTTATTSQKHSKCLISVHFVQKLIAELVGTYMLIFAGCAAIVLNINKDNVVTLPGIASVWGLVVMVLIYSVGHVSGAHFNPAVTIAFASCKRFPWNQVPAYILVQVIGSTLASGSLRLIFNGKEDQFVGTVPAGTNMQAFILEFIATFYLMFVISGVATDDRAMKHFSGVAIGATVSLDILFSGPLTGASMNPARSLGPAIVTGHYKGLWIYIIGPTLGAIFGAWTYNLMRLTNKSWGEAVKEISESQKVIEVSSKDKVICKCSEGWTCIVTKTEEPEAHNIFFECGDEGCVCIIDETHTLKKHVYVYDKTKRRRSYKMYI